Genomic DNA from bacterium:
CCGGGAGCGCCACCGCGCCGGCGTCCGCGAGCGGCTGCGTTCCAAGGCCGGTCTGGAGAATCCGCTGGTGGCCTGGTCCGTCTTGATCGAGCCGGGCATTTCCGCCCAGGCCCACAGCTCCCCCGTCGCCTGGCGCCGCGGACTGGAGGTGCTGCTCGCCGCGCTGCCCGGGCCGCTGTTGGCCCAGTTCGCCCAGCGCCTGCTTGAGCATCCCGCCGAGTGCGGCCACGGACTGCCGGATTTGCTGCTGTGGAGGGAGGACACGAGCGGCGTCCTGCGCGACTGGCGCCTTGTGGAGGTGAAGGGTCCGGGCGACCGTCTGTCCCTGGCCCAGCAGCTGTGGTTGGATTGGCTGTTGGCGCGCGGTCTGCCGGTGGAGCTGCTCATGATCGAGTGTGGACAGTCCGGGGGATAGACCACAAAGCTGATGTAGGCAATGGACTGCCCGTCCCACAGACAGCCAAGGGAACATCCCCTTGGCTGATCAGCGGCCTCCTCAATCGCGTTTCGAGCGGTCCACGGCCATCAGGATTTTCATGTTCAGCAGGACAAGGCGCAGCACTTGGTAGAGCCGACAGTTCATCCAGAAGCGATCTCGCGCAGTGTTCTTCACAATCCCTCCTACTCCCGGATGAAGCGCCAGCCCGGCTGTCCCTGCAGCTTGTGCAGAAGGTCGAGTGGATCACGCGCTTCATCCAGGCTCCGGCCAAGCCCATCTCCATGTGCGTCACGAAGGGGTCGCGCCCGCCGTCCGGGAAGCGCACGGGGTCGGGCACGACGGTATAGATGAGGATGGTGGCCGCGCTGCCGTCCCACAGGCTGTCTCCCACGCTGGCGATGCAGGCGGCGGCCATCTCGCTCATGAGCTCGCGGTGCGAGGCCCTGCCGTGCTCCACAGGTTCGATGATGACGAGGGCGCACAGGCGGCCGATGATGCCCGCCACCATCCCCGTGCGGGGCGGCGCCGCACTGACGGAAAACGGCCTCTATGAACTCATGGCTACCGGCAACGCGGGAGCCTGGGGGCATGTGGATGCCGCGGATGCCAAAGGGGATGAAGTAGAAGTCCTTGCTGGCGTTGACGACGACCTCGTTGTTGCGCCCCAGGCCGCGACCCAGGTAGAGGGCGTCGGTCTGGCCGGCAAAGCCCGCCCCGATCACGACGATCCTGGCCATGGCAACCGCATGCTGGCGAGATTTGATGGCGATGGACACGTGGACCCGCCCCAATGTGCCGGAGGCGCGGCTGGGGAACAGGTCCCGCGGGGAGCGGCAGTTTCGGCCAGGTGGTCCGACACTTCGTCGGACACCTGTCCTGAAAATGGACACTCCGTGGCTGCCCGCACTCCATGCCGGGCAACATGGGAGGGCGGATGGTGGATTAGTGCCTGGCCCTGTCCTCGATCTCGTGCGGCAATGTGGACGGGAGCGGCGGACTGTCAACCGGCCAGCACCTTCTAGGGAATAACGAACGGCAGTTGCTGCCGAGGTGTCCGACGAAGTGTCGGACACCTGTCCTCACACGCCTCCACCGGACGCCTGCACATCCTCCGTCATGCCGCATTCAACCGAATGCGGCATGGCCTTTGGACATTCCCTTTGCCCAGGGCGGCGGCCCCCTTGTGCGGAGAACCGCCGTCAGGTTCTGGTCATGCGGATCAGTTGAAGGCGGTCACCCGGAAGAGGCGCAGCTCGTTGTCCAGGACCGGCAGCTCGGCGCTGGTGGCCGCCGTGCTGCCCAGCAGGGTCCAGGGTCCCATGCTGGTGGGGGCGCCGTAGATGCGGTAGCCAGTGGCGCTTTGCACCTCGTTCCAGGCCAGCTGCACCTGGCCGGGCCCGGTCCAGGTGATGGCCAGGATGGGCGCCTCCTCGATGGGGATGGTGAGGATCTGGAAGCTGCCCCCCGCCGCCGCCTGGTTGTGGGCCGGGCTGCCGTCGGCGGCGGTGAAGGTCCAGGCGATGGCGCTGCCGGCCGCCTGGCCGGGGATCTCAGCCAGATACTGGCCGGCGTCCAGGGGTGTCACCACGCCGGCCTGGGACTCGCCGCCGTCCACCGTGAAGGCCAGCGCGACCGTCACGCCGCAGGGATCCACCGCACTGAAGATGGCGGCGTAGGGGCCGGCCGTGTCCTGGGTGTCGGCGAAGGGCGTCACCACCTCAAGCGCGGGAGCCGTCTGGTCCGCGGCGCAGGGGTCGATCACGAGGAAGCTCCAGCTCTGGCTTCCCACGTTGTGGTTGGGGCTGTCGTCCACGGCCGTCACCGTCCATGCCACCGCGCTGCCCGCCGCCTGGCCGGGGATGGCCACGCTGAACTGCCCGCCGCCCAGATCATCCATCGTCGCGTTCTGGACCGGCCCGCCGTTCACGGTGAAGGTGGCCGCCTGATAGAAGAGGCCGCAAGTGTCGGACAAGGTCACCAGTCCGACATAGGGACCGGCCGTGTCCGGCGTGTCGGCGATGGGCGCATCCAGATCGATGGCCGGACCCGTCTGGTCGGAGGCGCAGGGATCCACCACGCTGAAGCTGTGGTCCGCCACCGCCTCGTTGGCGCGGGCGTCCAGCGCCACAATCTGGTAGTGCACCAGGCTGCCGAAGGCCTGGGCGGGGATGGCGCCCGAGTACTGGTCGCCGACGGAGCCCATGGCCGCGCTGCTCCACAAGCCGCCGTTCACCTGCCAGCGCAGGGTGACGGAAGCCAGCGCGCAGTTGTCGGTGACCGTCGCCGTCACGGCGTAGGGCTGGGTGTTGTCGGGCGAGTCGGCCAGCGGCGTGTGCGTGATCGCCGGCGGCTCCGTCTCCACCCCGCAGGGATCCAGCACCTGGAAGCTCCAGCTCTGGCTGGACAGGTTGAAGAAGGGGCTGGCGTCGGCGCTGGTCACCGTCCAGACGATGGTGGCCGGTCCCGCTTGGCCGGGAATGACCACGCTGAACTGGTCGCCGCCGATGGGCGTGATCGTCCCGTTCTGGGAGGCGCCGCCATTCACGGTGAAGGTGGCCGCCTGGAAGATGAGGCCGCAGGGGTCGCTGATGGAGACCAATCCGGCGTAGGGACCGACCTGGTCGTAGGTGTCGGCGATGAGCACCACCGGCAGGATGGCGGGGCCGGTGGCGTCGCTCAGGCAGGGATCCGTCACGTTGAAGGACCAGGGGCCACCCGTGGCGGTGTTGGAGGCGGCGTCCAGCGCCACGATCTGGTACTGCACGTTGCTGCCGGCGGACTGGGCCGGGATGCTGCCTGTCCAGGTGCTGCCGTTGGCCGTCATGGCCGCGTTGGTCCAGGTGCCGCCGTTGACGCGCCAGCTCAGGGTGACGGAGACCAGCGTGCAGTTGTCGGTGACGGTGGCGCTCACGGCGTAGGGCGTGGTCGTGTTGGAGGTGTCACCGAGCGGTGAGTGGGTGATCGAGGGCGGCACCGTCTCGCCGGCGCAGGGGTCGGGGTTGGCCGCCAGCACCGCCTGGTGGACGTTGAGCCGTCCCCAGCCCGTCTGGTTGTCCCAGCCGGCGGTGCCGATATCGTCCGCCGTGCTGCTCAGGATGTCGTAGACCTGCTGGGCGCTGAGGCCCGTGTTGATGCCGCGCACCAGGGCCGCCGCCCCCGCCACGTGGGGCGTGGCGCCGGAGGTGCCGTTCATGTCGGTGACATAGCCGTTGATCTTAGCACTGCGCAGCAGTACGCCGGGGGCCATGATCTTGAGCGCCGTGCCGTAGTTGCTGCCCCACCACCATTCGCCGTCGCAGCTGCTGGGCGTCTTGCGCACGTTGCAGGGGGCCAGCGCGCCCACGGCGTAGGCGTTGGCGTAGGCCGCCGGGTAGCTCACCGTGCCCGAGTTGTCGTTGCCGGCGGCGCAGACGACGGGAATGCCGGCGTTGTAGGCGTTGGTGACGGCCGTGTTGAAGGTGTTGTCGAAGCCGCCGCCGCCCAGGCTCATGCTGATGACGTGGGCGCCGTTGGTGCGGGCCCAGTTGACGCCGTTGATGATGGCGGTCGTCGTGCCGCTGCCCTGGGAGTTGAGCACCTTGATGGGCATGATGCGGGCGTTCCAGTCCACCCCGGCCATGCCCGTCGTGTTGTTGGTGATTGAAGCCGCCAAAGATGCACATGCAGTCCCATGCCCGAAGTAGACTCCGTCGATCATGTGGTCGTCGTTGGGATTGTTGTTGTTGCTGACGAAGTTGTAGCCGGCGATGATCTTGGCCTGCAGGTCCGGATGATCCAGGTCCACGCCCGTGTCGATGATGGCGATCTTGATCCCCGTCGAGCCCGTCGTCACGTCCCAGGCCAGCTCGGCGTCGATGTCGCAGTCGTTCGTGTAGATGCCGCCGCCCAGGTTGCGCAAGGCCCACTGGCCGCTGAAGTAGGGGTCGTTGGGAATGACCAGGGCGTGCATCAGCCAGTCGTACTCCGCCCATTCCACCTCGGGGCGCGCCGCCCAGGCCGCCTGCGCGGCCTTGAGATCCGATCCCGGGGCCAGTTCGATGACGAGGTCCCGCCCATGGCCCGACTCGAGGGCCACGGCGTCCAGCTCGTGGACGATGAGAGACCGGCTTTCCTTCAGGCCCTTCTCCCGCGCGAAGGATTCCAGGGCGGGCAGATCGGTCAGTTGGACTCGCGCGGCGGCCAGCCCGGCGGGCAGGGCCTCGGCCTTGATCCGGACCATCAGGCGGTCGCGGACACAGGGCGGCTGGTCGTCCAGCTGGACCGCCCACTCGGGCAAGGCTTCGGGAGAGGCCCCCGGTCGGGGGGCGATGGCCTGGGCCTGGCTGAAGAGGCCGGCCAGCAGCAAAAGAAACAGGAAACGCATGAGGCGTCCTTTCTGACACATGGCGCGGCATCCGCAGGGGCGGATGGCCGGGCCTTGGATGATGCGACAATTGTGGTTGGACGGCGGAAGCGTAAGGTACCGGCGCCGAAGAGGCAAGGGGAAGCTGGGAGCGCCGGGATGATTGATTCCATGATGCCTGGATGATCGGCCGGCCGTGGCGCCAATTCCAGTCGCACAGCTTCATTTCTTGCGAATCAAGGCTCATTTCCCCATTGTTCGGGCCGTCATACAATCAAACGGTTCTGCCCACGTGCCCGACAGATCAATCCATGGCCCCGGGCGGCTTCGCCCGCCACATCTCGTGTGCCGCTTGGCCCTGGGCCTCGCCCTGCTGGGGGCTGCCCCCCGGGCATGGGCGGCTCCGGCCACGCGGGATCACCTTCCCGGCCGCCTGGTGGTGGAGCTGCGCGAGGTCCCGGCCGACACCAGCGCCCCCGTCTTCCTGGCCCACGCGCTGGCCCGGCGGGGGGCGGCGCTGCGTCCGCACTTCCCCACGGCCTGGGGCGAGGCGGCCTGGAGCAAGGGGCGCCTGGGGGCCTGGTGGATGGTGGAGGTGGATGAAGAGACGGACCTGGCCGCCCTCTCCGACGATTTGTTGAAGCTGCCCCAGGTCCGCTCCACCACGCCGGACTGGATCGCCCACCTCGCCACCGCGCCCAACGACCCCCTCTTCCCCCAGCAATGGGCCCTGGACAACACGGGTCAGGCCCTCAATGTGGCCGGACAGCCGGTGGGCACTCCCGGGCTGGATCTGGGCGCCCTGCTGGCCTGGGATCTGGCGGTGGAGGGCCGGGTGCCGGTGGTCGCCGTGCTGGACACGGGGGTGGACCCCTCCCATCCGGAGTTCATCGGTCGTCTCCTGCCGGGCTTCAACTTCCTCACCAACCTGCCCGGGGCGGTGGACGACAACGGCCACGGCACGCGGGTGGCCTCCCTCATCGGGGCGCGGGTAAACAACCAGGTGGGCCTGGCCGGCTTGTCCCGCAACACGCAACTACTGCCGCTCAAAGTCTTCAACAGCATCGGGCAGGGCACCGCCAGCGCCCTGGCCAACGCCCTCAACTACGCCCGCCAGCTTGAAGTGGAGGTCGCCAACTACTCGGGCGGCTTGGAGCAGAGCTACGGCCCGGCCACCGACGTCATCACGGCGGCCTACGGGACGGGGATGTGGACCGTGGCGGCGGCCGGCAACTCGGGGGCCCCCCAACTGGAGTTCCCCGCCCGCCTGCCCATTTGTCTGGCGGTGGGCGCCATGAGCCCCTGCGGCGAGCGCAAGACACCGACCAGTTGCGATGGCGAGACCTGGTGGTCCAGCAGCTACGGTCCGGGCCTGGACTTCCTGGCGCCCGGGACGCGGCTGGTCAGCGCCAATCGGGGCGGCGGCTATTCCATGGACTTCAACGGCAGTTCCGCCGCCTGCGCCTATCTGAGCGGCGGCCTCGCCCTGCTGCGGGCCATGGCGCCCGAGGCCGGCCTGGCGGAGATCGAGGCGGCCCTGCAGGCCGGGGCCATCGACCTGGGCGAGCCGGGCTGGGATCTGGAGACGGGACACGGCCTGGCGCGCATGGACCACGCCCTATTCCTGTTGGTGCCGCCCCGCGTCACCGGGCTGGAGATCCGGCCCCTGGGCGGCTCCGTGCTCCTGAGCTGGAACGCCACGCCGGGGGCGGTCGCCTATCTGGTCGAGGCCTCCGCCGGGCTGGGGGGATCCTGGACCATCATCGCCGAGACCGCGGGCCCCGCCTGGCTCAGCGGCCCGCGGGAACAGGCCCGCGGCCAGCGCCTCTACCGCGTGCGGGCCCTGATCCCGGATTGAGGACCATCCTCCGAGCTTCCCATGCTGAAAGGCCGGCCCCCCTGCGGGAACCGGCCTTTATCAAGGAACGATGCTCAGCTTGCGCCTATTTGACGGCGCGGACCTCGAAGTACTTGGCGCCCGCCACGGGCAGCGCGATGCTCGTGGCGGCGGTGTTGGTCTCCAGGTTCAGCTCCGGATAGCCGTTGATCGAGCTGTAGACATTGTAGCTGGTGGCCGTGGGCACGGCCGACCACTGGAGGGTGACCTGGCCGCCCGCGTAGCTGATGGCCAGCTCCGGCGCGCAGAACCACTCGTCCCACGCCGCAACCGGCAGGGTCACCTGCGGCTGCTCGTCGCTGAGCACCAGGGCGCGGTTGCCGATGCTGTCCTCCCATTCCCAGTTCGTGCCGTCGG
This window encodes:
- a CDS encoding S8 family serine peptidase yields the protein MALGLALLGAAPRAWAAPATRDHLPGRLVVELREVPADTSAPVFLAHALARRGAALRPHFPTAWGEAAWSKGRLGAWWMVEVDEETDLAALSDDLLKLPQVRSTTPDWIAHLATAPNDPLFPQQWALDNTGQALNVAGQPVGTPGLDLGALLAWDLAVEGRVPVVAVLDTGVDPSHPEFIGRLLPGFNFLTNLPGAVDDNGHGTRVASLIGARVNNQVGLAGLSRNTQLLPLKVFNSIGQGTASALANALNYARQLEVEVANYSGGLEQSYGPATDVITAAYGTGMWTVAAAGNSGAPQLEFPARLPICLAVGAMSPCGERKTPTSCDGETWWSSSYGPGLDFLAPGTRLVSANRGGGYSMDFNGSSAACAYLSGGLALLRAMAPEAGLAEIEAALQAGAIDLGEPGWDLETGHGLARMDHALFLLVPPRVTGLEIRPLGGSVLLSWNATPGAVAYLVEASAGLGGSWTIIAETAGPAWLSGPREQARGQRLYRVRALIPD
- a CDS encoding S8 family serine peptidase — its product is MRFLFLLLLAGLFSQAQAIAPRPGASPEALPEWAVQLDDQPPCVRDRLMVRIKAEALPAGLAAARVQLTDLPALESFAREKGLKESRSLIVHELDAVALESGHGRDLVIELAPGSDLKAAQAAWAARPEVEWAEYDWLMHALVIPNDPYFSGQWALRNLGGGIYTNDCDIDAELAWDVTTGSTGIKIAIIDTGVDLDHPDLQAKIIAGYNFVSNNNNPNDDHMIDGVYFGHGTACASLAASITNNTTGMAGVDWNARIMPIKVLNSQGSGTTTAIINGVNWARTNGAHVISMSLGGGGFDNTFNTAVTNAYNAGIPVVCAAGNDNSGTVSYPAAYANAYAVGALAPCNVRKTPSSCDGEWWWGSNYGTALKIMAPGVLLRSAKINGYVTDMNGTSGATPHVAGAAALVRGINTGLSAQQVYDILSSTADDIGTAGWDNQTGWGRLNVHQAVLAANPDPCAGETVPPSITHSPLGDTSNTTTPYAVSATVTDNCTLVSVTLSWRVNGGTWTNAAMTANGSTWTGSIPAQSAGSNVQYQIVALDAASNTATGGPWSFNVTDPCLSDATGPAILPVVLIADTYDQVGPYAGLVSISDPCGLIFQAATFTVNGGASQNGTITPIGGDQFSVVIPGQAGPATIVWTVTSADASPFFNLSSQSWSFQVLDPCGVETEPPAITHTPLADSPDNTQPYAVTATVTDNCALASVTLRWQVNGGLWSSAAMGSVGDQYSGAIPAQAFGSLVHYQIVALDARANEAVADHSFSVVDPCASDQTGPAIDLDAPIADTPDTAGPYVGLVTLSDTCGLFYQAATFTVNGGPVQNATMDDLGGGQFSVAIPGQAAGSAVAWTVTAVDDSPNHNVGSQSWSFLVIDPCAADQTAPALEVVTPFADTQDTAGPYAAIFSAVDPCGVTVALAFTVDGGESQAGVVTPLDAGQYLAEIPGQAAGSAIAWTFTAADGSPAHNQAAAGGSFQILTIPIEEAPILAITWTGPGQVQLAWNEVQSATGYRIYGAPTSMGPWTLLGSTAATSAELPVLDNELRLFRVTAFN